The DNA region CCTGTCTCAGGATGCGGGCGGGATGTCCGCCGCGCCGGAGGCCGGGAGCGTCTCGTCCACATAGGCGCGCATCTGGTCCAGGACCTGTGCCCGCCCGGTGCCGGGGATGCCGACGGTGACGTGGACGCTGAACCCGTCCAGGAGGGCCCTCAGCCGGGTCGCGGCCCGGCCGGTGTCGACGGCGCGGAACTCCCCGCGCGTGACGCCTTCGGCCAGCAGCTCCACCAGGTCACGGTGCCAGGCATCCTCGATCGCGGCCTGCCGGGAGCGGGCGTCGTCGTCCGCGTTCCGCGAGCGGTTCCAGACCTCCAGCCAGAGCGTCCAGTGCGGGTCGCGGTGGCCGGCGGGGACGTACAGGGCGATGTAGGCGTCGAGGCGCTCGCGGACGGTGCCCGGGCCGCCGAGCACGGCCCGGCGTTCGGCACCGAGCCGTCCCTCGCTCCACTCCAGGGTCTGCAGCAGCAGCTCGTCCTTGGTCCGGAAGTAGTAGAGGAGGTGTCCGCTGCTCATGTGGACCGCGCGGCCCAGGCCGGCCATCGTGAGGCCGTCGAGGCCGCGTTCGGCGACGGTGGCCATGACGGCGGCCAGCACGTCCTCCCGGGGCGGGGCGATGTTGCGGCGGCGCGGGGTGTCGGGCACGGTCTCAGATCCTGGGTTGCTGCTGCGTGATGCAGTGGATGCCTCCACCACCGGCAAAGATCGTACGGGCGTCGACCGGTGTCACCGTACGGCCGGGGAACAGGTCGGCGAATACGGCCGCCGCCTCGTCGTCCCTCGGGTCGTCGAAGGCGCAGAGGATCACACCGTCGTTGCAGAGGTAGTGGTTGATGTAGGAGTAGTCCGCCCAGTCGCCGTCGGGGCCCCGCGGTGTCGTGGGGGCCGGGATCTCCACGACCTCCAGCGGGCGTCCGCCCGCGTCGGTGGCTGCGCGCAGGAGGCGTACCGTCTCGCGGGTGATTTCGTGGTCCGGGTGGGCCGGGTCCGGCTGCACGTGGGCGACCACCAGGCCGGGGCGGGCGAAGGCGGCCACGATGTCGACATGGCCGAGGGTGCCGTACGTGCCGTAGTCGCCGGTCAGGCCGCGCGGCAGCCAGACGGCCTTCTCGGTGCCCAGCCGGGCGTGGATCTCGTCCTCGACGGCCTGCCGGGTCCAGCCGGGGTTGCGTTCCCTGCCGAGCTGGACGGTCTCGGTGAGCAGGACGGTGCCCTCGCCGTCGACGTGGATCGCGCCGCCCTCGTTGACCAGGGGCGAGCTGTGCACGGGGACGCCGGCGAGCTCCGCGACCGTACGGGCGATGTGCCGGTCGTGCTCCCAGCGGGCCCAGCCCTGAGCGCCCCAGCCGTTGAACGTCCAGTCGACGGCGGCCAGCCGGCTGCCGTCGGTGACGAAGGTGGGGCCGATGTCCCGCATCCAGGCGTCGTCCAGCGGGCGGACGGCGATCTCGATGTCCGGCCCGAGGAGGGCGCGGGCGCTGTCCTCCTGGCCGGGGCCGGCGATCACCGTGACGGGTTCGAAACGGCGTACGGCGCGGGCGACGGCGGCCCAGGCCCGGCGCGCCTCGTCCAGCTCGGCGCCGGTGGCGAAGGTGGGGTTGGGGCCGGGCCAGGCCATCCACGTGCGCTCGTGCGGGGCCCACTCGGGCGGCATACGGAAGGTCATGGCGGTTCCTGGTTCTCTCGTGCGGGTGGGCCGGATCGGGGAGGGGGTCAGGTGCGTGCGGCTGCGAGGCGGAGGAGGGAGTCGACGCGGAGCGATCGGTGCCCCTCGCCGCCCGGGCGAAACCGCGAGCCCGGGAGGCCGGCGACGACGGGTCCCCCGGCCCTCTCGCCGGGATGTGCCTGCCAGGCCGCGTGAGCCCGGCACGGCCCCGACGCGCGGGGTCTAGAGGAAGTAGAGGCGGTTGAGCGTGACGGAGTCGGCGGCCGGTGAGCGCAGCGGATCGCCGTCGAGCGTGACGAGGCCGGTCTCACCGTCTACGCAGACCTTCCCGGTACGGGAGTTGAGGCGCAGGTCCGCCGGTCCGATGCCGCGTGTGCCGCGGACCGCGACCCTGCGGCGGCGGGTGGGCATGAGATCGGCGCCCAGCTGGGTGGCGGCCTCCGCGACGAAGGCGACGGAGAGATCGGCGGCGGTGGCCCCGTGGGCGCCGAACTGCGGTCCCAGGACGAGGGGTTCGCAGGTGTCCGTGGCGGCGTTGGGATCGCCCGTGACGCCGTACGCCGGGAAGCCGGACTTCAGGACCAGCTGGGGCTTCGCACCGAAGAACTCCGGATGCCAGAGCACGATGTCCGCGAGCTTGCCGGTCTCGATGGAGCCGACTTCGTGGGCGAGGCCGTGGGCGATGGCGGGGTTGATGGTGAGCTTGGCGATGTAGCGCAGCACCCGGGCGTTGTCGTCGCCGGGGCCGTCGCCCTCCATGGGGCCGAGTTCGCTCTTCATCTTCGCGGCCATGGCGAAGGTGCGGCGCACGGTCTCCCCGGCCCGCCCCATGCCCTGCGCGTCGGAGGAGGTGATCCCGATGGCACCCAGGTCGTGCAGCACGTCCTCGGCTCCCATCGTGCCCGCCCTGATCCGGTCGCGGGCCATGGCGGCGTCACCGGGCAGGTCGGTCTTGAGGTCGTGGACGGAGACGATCATGCCGTAGTGCTCGGCCACCGCGTCCCGTCCGAAGGGGAGCGTCGGATTGGTGGAGGACCCGATGACGTTGGGGACGCCGGCCATCTTCAGCACGTTGGGTACGTGTCCGCCGCCGCAGCCCTCGATGTGGAAGGCGTGGATCGTGCGGCCTTCGAGCACGCTCAGGGTGTCCTCGACGGACAGGCACTCGTTCAGCCCGTCGCTGTGCAGGGCGACCTGGACGTCGTACTCCTCGGCGACCCGCAGCGCGGTGTCCAGGGCACGGGTGTGGGCGCCCATGTCCTCGTGGACCTTGAAGCCGCAGGCGCCTCCCTCGGCGAGGGCCTCGACCAGCGGCGCGTCGTGGGAGGAGGAACCGCGGCCCAGGAAGCCTATGTTGACGGGCCAGGCGTCGAACGCGTTGAAGGCGTGGCGCAGGGCCCAGGGTGAGTTGACGCCGACGCCCCAGACGGGCCCGAACTCCTGGCCGATGACGGTGGTGACACCGGAGGCCAGCGATGCCTCCATGATCCGCGGGGAGAGCAGGTGGACATGGGGGTCCACGGCTCCCGCCGTCGCGATCATGCCCTCGCCGGAGACGATGGTCGTGCCGGTGCCGACCACCACGTCGACACCGTCGAGGGTGTCCGGGTTGCCCGCCCGCCCGATCGCGGCGATCCGGCCCTCACGGATGCCGATGGACACCTTCCGGATGCCCAGTACGGCGTCGATGACCAGGACGTTGCTGATGACCACGTCGCAGGTCCCGCGGACGGCGGCGGCCTTGAGGTGCAGGCCGTCACGGGCCGTCTTGCCGAAGCCGGCGAGGAACTCGTCGCCCTGCTTCTGGGCGTCGGACTCCACGCGGACGGTCAGCCCGGAGTCGCCGAGCCTCACCCGGTCCCCGGCGCGCGGACCGTGCACGGAGGCGTACTCGTAGGGATCCATCAGTGGTCCTCCTCCCCCGGTGCGGGGATCGTCGCGGTGTCCGGCTGGGCCCCGGCTCCGAGATAACCGCAGGCCGCCGCTCTGCGCAGTGCCTCCGCCTTCGCTCCCGGCGCGTCCAGCGGTCCGTCGACGAGCCCGGCGAAGCCGATCGCGATCCGGTCCCCGCCGATGGGGACGAGGGCGACGCGCACGGACTCCCCCGGACCGAAACGGACGGAGGAGCCGGCGGGCACGCCCAGCCGCATCCCGTACGCCGCCGCTCGGTCGAAGTGGAGCCGGGGGTTGGCCTCGAAGAAGTGGAAGTGGGACGTCACGCTGACCGGGACGGTCGCCGTGTTGCGGACGGTGAGCCGCACGGAGGGCTCGGGTTGGGGCGTCGCGGGGCCCGGAACGAGTGCGCCGGGGGCGTCGGCGCCCAGCGAACCGGCGCCGAGGGGGC from Streptomyces sp. B1I3 includes:
- a CDS encoding TetR/AcrR family transcriptional regulator gives rise to the protein MPDTPRRRNIAPPREDVLAAVMATVAERGLDGLTMAGLGRAVHMSSGHLLYYFRTKDELLLQTLEWSEGRLGAERRAVLGGPGTVRERLDAYIALYVPAGHRDPHWTLWLEVWNRSRNADDDARSRQAAIEDAWHRDLVELLAEGVTRGEFRAVDTGRAATRLRALLDGFSVHVTVGIPGTGRAQVLDQMRAYVDETLPASGAADIPPAS
- a CDS encoding agmatine/peptidylarginine deiminase → MTFRMPPEWAPHERTWMAWPGPNPTFATGAELDEARRAWAAVARAVRRFEPVTVIAGPGQEDSARALLGPDIEIAVRPLDDAWMRDIGPTFVTDGSRLAAVDWTFNGWGAQGWARWEHDRHIARTVAELAGVPVHSSPLVNEGGAIHVDGEGTVLLTETVQLGRERNPGWTRQAVEDEIHARLGTEKAVWLPRGLTGDYGTYGTLGHVDIVAAFARPGLVVAHVQPDPAHPDHEITRETVRLLRAATDAGGRPLEVVEIPAPTTPRGPDGDWADYSYINHYLCNDGVILCAFDDPRDDEAAAVFADLFPGRTVTPVDARTIFAGGGGIHCITQQQPRI
- a CDS encoding urease subunit alpha, producing MDPYEYASVHGPRAGDRVRLGDSGLTVRVESDAQKQGDEFLAGFGKTARDGLHLKAAAVRGTCDVVISNVLVIDAVLGIRKVSIGIREGRIAAIGRAGNPDTLDGVDVVVGTGTTIVSGEGMIATAGAVDPHVHLLSPRIMEASLASGVTTVIGQEFGPVWGVGVNSPWALRHAFNAFDAWPVNIGFLGRGSSSHDAPLVEALAEGGACGFKVHEDMGAHTRALDTALRVAEEYDVQVALHSDGLNECLSVEDTLSVLEGRTIHAFHIEGCGGGHVPNVLKMAGVPNVIGSSTNPTLPFGRDAVAEHYGMIVSVHDLKTDLPGDAAMARDRIRAGTMGAEDVLHDLGAIGITSSDAQGMGRAGETVRRTFAMAAKMKSELGPMEGDGPGDDNARVLRYIAKLTINPAIAHGLAHEVGSIETGKLADIVLWHPEFFGAKPQLVLKSGFPAYGVTGDPNAATDTCEPLVLGPQFGAHGATAADLSVAFVAEAATQLGADLMPTRRRRVAVRGTRGIGPADLRLNSRTGKVCVDGETGLVTLDGDPLRSPAADSVTLNRLYFL
- the ureA gene encoding urease subunit gamma — protein: MRLTPTERDRLLLFGAAELARARRARGLRLNVPEATALIADTVCEAARDGRRLAEAIEAARTVLGPDDVLPGVAEVVTEVQVEAVFDDGSRLAVVSRPLGAGSLGADAPGALVPGPATPQPEPSVRLTVRNTATVPVSVTSHFHFFEANPRLHFDRAAAYGMRLGVPAGSSVRFGPGESVRVALVPIGGDRIAIGFAGLVDGPLDAPGAKAEALRRAAACGYLGAGAQPDTATIPAPGEEDH